The following are encoded together in the Lactuca sativa cultivar Salinas chromosome 1, Lsat_Salinas_v11, whole genome shotgun sequence genome:
- the LOC111909372 gene encoding protein argonaute 15 isoform X1, with amino-acid sequence MVASSGNNETRRTRHSITTTTETRCCNWINMGGVYEKVYLHCKSDAITTLSNSLLLPRHKPIHSNSFIISLLVWWGITIQRQIVQVERPVLQAPKLKVGNREDICPCNGRWNFNKKKLFTPIKIEKWVAVNFSAKCDACYLAPELINCGRNRGVVGQSQRFLIAHFY; translated from the exons ATGGTCGCTTCATCTGGCAACAACGAAACCCGTCGTACACGCCATTCAATTACAACGACCACTGAGACTAG gtGCTGCAACTGGATCAATATGGGAGGTGTTTACGAGAAAGTTTATCTCCATTGCAAGTCTGATGCCATTACTACACTATCAAACTCCCTTCTTTTGCCCAGACACAAACCAATTCAttccaattcatttatcatcag CCTATTGGTTTGGTGGGGAATCACTATTCAGAGACAAATTGTTCAAGTTGAGCGCCCTGTTCTTCAGGCACCAAAG tTGAAGGTTGGTAATAGAGAAGACATTTGTCCTTGTAATGGGCGATGGAACTTTAATAAGAAG AAGCTTTTCACTCCCATTAAAATTGAGAAATGGGTAGCCGTCAATTTTTCAGCCAAGTGTGATGCATGTTATCTTGCGCCGGAGCTCATAAATTGTGGAAGAAATAGAGGTGTCGtaggtcaaagtcaaag ATTTTTGATCGCCCATTTTTACTAA
- the LOC111909372 gene encoding protein argonaute 16 isoform X2 — translation MVASSGNNETRRTRHSITTTTETRCCNWINMGGVYEKVYLHCKSDAITTLSNSLLLPRHKPIHSNSFIISLLVWWGITIQRQIVQVERPVLQAPKLKVGNREDICPCNGRWNFNKKKLFTPIKIEKWVAVNFSAKCDACYLAPELINCGRNRGVVGQSQR, via the exons ATGGTCGCTTCATCTGGCAACAACGAAACCCGTCGTACACGCCATTCAATTACAACGACCACTGAGACTAG gtGCTGCAACTGGATCAATATGGGAGGTGTTTACGAGAAAGTTTATCTCCATTGCAAGTCTGATGCCATTACTACACTATCAAACTCCCTTCTTTTGCCCAGACACAAACCAATTCAttccaattcatttatcatcag CCTATTGGTTTGGTGGGGAATCACTATTCAGAGACAAATTGTTCAAGTTGAGCGCCCTGTTCTTCAGGCACCAAAG tTGAAGGTTGGTAATAGAGAAGACATTTGTCCTTGTAATGGGCGATGGAACTTTAATAAGAAG AAGCTTTTCACTCCCATTAAAATTGAGAAATGGGTAGCCGTCAATTTTTCAGCCAAGTGTGATGCATGTTATCTTGCGCCGGAGCTCATAAATTGTGGAAGAAATAGAGGTGTCGtaggtcaaagtcaaag GTAG